The window TTCATCTTTACATGTAtatatgaactttttttttgttgggatTCTTGATTTTTTGTGAAGGTTTCAACTACACGAAAGACTCAGTGTTAGTGGTGTCAGAAGAAGAGTATAAGAAATGCAAGGCGACTAAACCTCAACTCTATTCGAACAACGAAGACACGGTTTTTAAACTAGACCGTCCTGGTTTGTTTTACTTCATTAGTGGTATCTCCGGCCACTGTGAAAAGGGTCAGAAGATGATCATTAAAGTCATGGAGACTGAGTCTTCACCAGACTCTcctcctccttcctcttcttcctcgtcttcaTCTCCATCTCTCCCGACTTCAACTCACAAGAAGAGCAGTGCGTTTAAAACCTCAATCCAGTGCAGCAGTTCTGGCTTTCTTGCCATTGCAGTTCTTGTTGTTTCGATTTTTGGTTTGGCTTAGTCACGGTTGAGCATTTGTTTCATTCATCATTAGGCTGCATCGTTCTTACTTCTTGAGTTGTGACTTTCCAAATAAATACATTGACCGGTCTTGGTTTCAATCAACATGTTTCATTTCTTGTAGCCTTAATTATTTTGttcttttacattttcttaTATTTCAACTTCTTATTTTTTGGGCAAATCCCCTATCATTTCTAAGTTTTTAttgacatttaaaaaaattctcaaaatagtatatactccctctgttccttatagatcaattttttagaaaaaaaatttgatttaaaaaagatacattttttacattttcaagacattaattaatgaaaaattatacttttcaaaaaatacaattgtgtttaataaaatttcattggttaaaagttattgggaataattaattaagaaaaacaatgtattggaaaatacaattttaaatgtttttttaataaaagtaaaaaaactataacatgaatcttttaggcaaaaaaaaagaaaattaatcaataaaaatgttaaatcacTCTACATCCTAAACTCTAAGGAGGGCTTATTGAACTGATAATTTGGGAGGATTTCGTCAAATACAAAATTCAAAGGATTTTTATAAAAACTCGggatttaaacaaaattttaggAGGTGGTTAAAATGGATTTAGGAGTTTCAGATATGAATAactttaaatttcttttataaattaaccACAGAAAATCTGGAAACAAACATTTCTATCACGAGtaaacaaaaactttaaatatcTTAAGAGACTCATCATCACACTGAATAATACTGCAACATATGAATCATCATCAGATCAAGTAaacaaaattttgttaaaagaaCATAACTGAACCATGTTAAGTGTATATCTAGTAGTGGGTCCAGGAACCGACATGGTGAAAACGTCTGCGACTAGCGTTTATTGACAGTGGTCGGGAATGATGATAGTCAGTGGTGATAGCACAGCTTTATGGGATCACATAGGGTAATAGAACTACATCTAGTCGCATTCGTAATTTTTGACGGATGATAAGATGAAGAGGATGAaatcccttttttatttttgtgaaataCCATCTCATTAGGTGGTATTTGCTCTAACTGAATTTTGACTACAAAATTTTTTTCAGATAATCCAAAATAATTcttgataaatattatttatgaaatttcaaTTTTCCAATAAGGGGTGATTTAATGGGATTTATACAAATGATAAGTTCAATAACTATGGATTTGTAAAAGGTTTTATAAATACTAAATCCAATAAGGTAAGATTTGCCAAAAACCAGAATTCTTCCAAATACCTAATTCAATAAACCCCTCTAAATCCTAATATACCCTAAATTTTGATTACTCAACTCAaatctataaatataaatttttctttttatccttcaataaatattattttagaaaatttcgtCAGTGTACtaatttttgaacaaaaactTGGTGATTTTAAGAGtatttcttagttttttttcttatataataaaaaaaaagagctgcCATAGATTAACCAAATAATTCTTATAACAACCCAAAGATCTGAAGTATTACAAGAAACGCAGTAACGTTACTCTTTAGACAAAACTTGGTGGTAACTAGTAAAACAAAAAGGCAGGTCGAGAACACATCATGCCTCTTTAGGTGTGGACTTGCCTTTGCCATAGGGACTGTAAGGAGAGAAGCCATTGCGGCCTTGCTGATTCCTCGCCTTCCTCACCTTACCAGCTCCGCTTTCTATGTTCAGATGCACTTTTGGCGGCGAAGAGAAGCAGAACGATAGAGCAACCGCCTGTGAACATCccattacaaaaaaatatgaaaacccTTATCATCTTCTAACCTTGCAAGAACCATATAGTTTATTTGTGTGTGAACATTACCTGAAGATCAAGTCGGTGAACATTGAAGATGTCTTTCAAAGAATGCGAGTTGTATGCTGCGATGTAAGCCCGGTACGCTTCCTTGGCTATCTTGTTCAGATTATAGTCGTTGGCAACATACTTCTCCTGCAGGACAAGAGCAATAAACGATGCTCTTATCACAACGCATCCAATTTACAAATGGGAAGTTATTCACACACAAAAAAGACTGAATCAGAACTATTACCAGAGCAGACCGAACATTCAAAAGCTTCTTCTCATTGAACTCAAGCTCTTTCACAGGTACTTTTGCAGCCTGCATGTTAAGAGTACCAACCATTAAAACAAGTTCAAGAAcagttcaagaaaaaaaatccagAAACTATTCAAACCTTGAGGTAACGAATAAACTGAAGCTCTTCAGGGATCAAGACAAGCAATGCCTTTCCCTTTGCTCCTTCTCCACGGGCTGTTCGACCAACCCTATGGATATACTCCTGAAAAACAGCATCACCAACCAACAATCTAAGGACTAAGATGCACACAAAACAGACATAATGGGATATAgagaaaccaaaccaaagtaCTTCTCATACCGTTGGCTTGTCTGGAGGATCATACTGTATAATCCAATCCTACATTTAACAAGATCCAGCACAATCTTATTTCATTAAACTATTTGAGTATATAAGAGCGTTAATAATCAATGCTAGAAGAATACGTACCACGGAA of the Brassica rapa cultivar Chiifu-401-42 chromosome A03, CAAS_Brap_v3.01, whole genome shotgun sequence genome contains:
- the LOC103859758 gene encoding mavicyanin, with the translated sequence MSSSKKITLVVVLVSIYMFSCVSSTEFEVGGEDGWMVPQSKTHGDMFNHWASHNRFKVGDTVRFNYTKDSVLVVSEEEYKKCKATKPQLYSNNEDTVFKLDRPGLFYFISGISGHCEKGQKMIIKVMETESSPDSPPPSSSSSSSSPSLPTSTHKKSSAFKTSIQCSSSGFLAIAVLVVSIFGLA